Proteins encoded in a region of the Mycolicibacterium duvalii genome:
- a CDS encoding STAS domain-containing protein, protein MPTSLSVDTTRSEDGAVIVIASGEVDLSNVDSFRTTLRDAAENSSEPITVDLSGVEYVDSGGINVLFSLCDRIGKVIAHPLLMTTFAVSGLTELTTAEAATY, encoded by the coding sequence ATGCCAACGTCGCTCTCCGTCGACACCACGCGAAGTGAGGACGGTGCGGTCATCGTGATCGCTTCCGGCGAGGTCGATCTCAGCAATGTCGATTCTTTCCGGACGACCCTTCGCGACGCTGCCGAGAACTCCTCGGAGCCGATCACCGTCGACCTCAGCGGGGTCGAGTACGTCGACAGCGGTGGCATCAACGTGTTGTTCTCGTTGTGCGACCGGATCGGCAAGGTGATCGCTCATCCGCTGTTGATGACCACGTTCGCGGTCAGCGGCCTGACCGAGTTGACGACGGCCGAGGCTGCGACCTACTGA
- a CDS encoding GNAT family N-acetyltransferase, producing MVEVREIAPGRTLDGADALLALRPRWQTPAALVAFVDSQLRPSGYRMVGAFEDDATSASSVLGFRETRCTAWGHYVYVDDLSTVPAARGRGHADALLRWVVSEARRLGGEAVHLDSGVGAHRAAAHRLYMRHHFEITSHHFSVELER from the coding sequence ATGGTGGAAGTCCGTGAGATCGCACCCGGCCGAACGCTGGACGGCGCAGACGCCCTGCTCGCGTTGCGGCCGCGCTGGCAGACCCCCGCGGCACTGGTCGCCTTCGTCGATTCCCAGCTGCGCCCGTCGGGCTATCGGATGGTCGGGGCATTCGAGGACGATGCGACGTCAGCGTCATCGGTGCTGGGGTTCCGGGAAACGCGCTGCACCGCGTGGGGTCATTACGTGTACGTCGACGACCTGAGTACCGTCCCGGCTGCTCGTGGTCGCGGCCATGCCGATGCCCTGCTGCGGTGGGTCGTCAGCGAGGCCAGACGCCTGGGCGGTGAGGCGGTCCACCTCGACTCGGGAGTCGGCGCCCACCGTGCGGCAGCGCACCGCCTCTACATGCGCCACCACTTCGAGATCACCTCGCACCACTTCTCCGTCGAACTCGAGCGGTAG
- a CDS encoding carbon-nitrogen hydrolase family protein, whose protein sequence is MRVAAVQLEAVVGDVSANLAACEELADQAGQAGAQIIALPEFFSTGIGFVDALKDAALPPDGAATELLLTLARRHRALVGGSFLCRDGDGHVRNAYLTVGPQGLLGRHDKDLPTMWENAFYTGGHDDGVLSTDDFDVGAAVCWELMRTRTVTRLRSRVDLLMTGSGWWSVPRWHPHSVFDRWEGRNAATARAVAPMLAKYVGAPILHAAHSGVLTCPMPWLPITYRGHFEGSTLIADARGNVVAERRGREGPGVVVGEIEIGRVSPLLEPPQRYWLHRRGPLPAAAWTYQRWHGQRWYRRHVVRA, encoded by the coding sequence GTGCGGGTAGCAGCCGTCCAACTGGAAGCGGTCGTCGGTGACGTGTCGGCCAATCTGGCCGCATGTGAAGAACTGGCCGACCAAGCGGGTCAAGCGGGAGCGCAGATCATCGCGCTGCCTGAGTTCTTCTCCACGGGGATCGGTTTCGTCGACGCGCTGAAGGACGCCGCTCTGCCTCCAGACGGGGCGGCTACCGAGTTGCTCCTGACCCTGGCCCGTCGGCACCGGGCGCTGGTCGGCGGTTCCTTTCTGTGCCGTGACGGCGATGGGCACGTGCGCAACGCCTACCTGACGGTTGGACCACAGGGGCTGCTGGGACGGCACGACAAAGACCTGCCCACCATGTGGGAGAACGCTTTCTACACAGGTGGGCACGACGACGGCGTCCTCTCCACCGACGATTTCGACGTCGGTGCCGCGGTCTGCTGGGAGCTGATGCGCACCCGCACCGTCACGCGTCTGCGCTCGCGTGTGGATCTCCTCATGACGGGCTCGGGCTGGTGGTCGGTGCCGCGGTGGCATCCTCACTCGGTCTTCGACCGCTGGGAAGGTCGCAACGCCGCCACGGCGAGAGCCGTCGCGCCGATGTTGGCCAAGTATGTCGGCGCACCGATTCTGCACGCGGCGCACTCCGGCGTACTGACGTGTCCGATGCCGTGGCTGCCGATCACGTATCGAGGCCACTTCGAGGGCTCGACGCTGATCGCCGATGCCCGCGGAAATGTGGTCGCCGAACGCCGGGGACGCGAAGGTCCCGGCGTGGTTGTCGGCGAGATCGAGATCGGCCGGGTGTCGCCGCTACTCGAACCGCCCCAACGGTATTGGCTGCACCGGCGTGGGCCGCTGCCGGCGGCCGCCTGGACCTATCAGCGGTGGCACGGGCAGCGCTGGTACCGCCGCCACGTGGTGCGGGCGTGA
- a CDS encoding SpoIIE family protein phosphatase — MDIGPGDPFTWESRHDVPSQLHEQLDELVAAREQMERLVRAIIAIGSELDFDVTLHRVVEAARDLSAARYAALAVRGSDGSYVSFVGAGLDDDTARQLGELPLGRQLTHDLPAHDPPMRAFLGVPIVVRGADFGTLYLADDRPGRVFTDAQEGAVRALATAAAAAIDNARLFEREREAAKWTKASREITTALLSGDPQMRPLQLIVNRALELADAEQAILLVPRDTEVPADDVTALVVAATAGRYSAQVIGREVPMDGSTTGGVARRGQPLITESFQYPIEGFTDVGERSAIVMPLIADDRMLGVIAVARRMHQPRFDEAYLELVSDFARHAAIALALAAGREHALNQELAQANTVEDALVAAAQQLRRLWRARRVLAVTFATHGAPSPTPPKIVAVGQAAEWNDLPVDTRDALVALRDGELLAPCTSTPGAAGIAVQHPEGVLVVWMDLAEDRPFTLEDQTLLTVLAGRLSQGLQRVHQVDQQRETALALQHAILGPADLPHGFAVRYQAASKPLQVGGDWYDVVDLEDGRVALIVGDCVGHGLAAATVMGQVRSACRALLFANPSPGAALVGLDHFAARLPGAQCTTAVCAVLDTETGELVYSSAGHPPPVLVHSDGTVETLDEGHTIALGIRVDWSRPEARVTIPARATLMLYTDGLVERRHIALEQGIGRAADYVQGHRDSGLETLADQTMSGLAPEGGYQDDVVLLLYRQPAPLELEFVADADNLAPTRAALRGWLRRAGVEPTAATDVLVAAGEAVANAIEHGHRHTPDGLVSVRATVSAEGVQLTIADTGSWKEPRHNPELNRGRGITLMRALMHEVVIEHDTEGTRVELSARVG, encoded by the coding sequence ATGGACATCGGACCGGGTGACCCGTTCACCTGGGAGAGCCGCCACGACGTACCGAGCCAACTGCACGAACAGCTCGACGAACTGGTCGCAGCTCGGGAACAGATGGAACGACTCGTCCGGGCCATCATCGCCATCGGGTCCGAGCTCGATTTCGACGTGACGCTGCACCGCGTGGTCGAGGCAGCCCGCGATCTCAGCGCCGCCCGCTACGCCGCGCTCGCGGTGCGGGGATCCGACGGCAGCTACGTGTCGTTCGTCGGCGCGGGCCTCGACGATGACACCGCCCGCCAGCTCGGCGAGCTGCCGCTGGGCCGACAGCTGACCCATGATCTACCGGCCCACGATCCGCCGATGCGAGCATTCCTCGGGGTGCCCATCGTGGTGCGGGGCGCCGACTTCGGCACCCTCTACCTCGCCGACGACCGGCCGGGCCGGGTGTTCACCGACGCGCAGGAGGGCGCGGTGCGCGCGCTGGCCACCGCCGCGGCCGCCGCAATCGACAACGCGCGCCTGTTCGAGCGCGAGCGCGAAGCAGCGAAGTGGACGAAGGCCAGCCGCGAGATCACCACGGCGTTGCTGTCGGGCGACCCGCAAATGCGGCCGCTGCAACTGATCGTCAACCGGGCCCTGGAGTTGGCGGACGCCGAGCAGGCCATCCTGCTCGTGCCGCGGGATACCGAGGTGCCCGCCGACGACGTCACCGCTCTCGTCGTCGCGGCGACAGCCGGCCGCTATTCGGCGCAGGTGATCGGTCGCGAGGTTCCGATGGACGGCTCGACCACCGGCGGTGTCGCCCGCCGCGGCCAGCCGCTGATCACCGAGTCGTTCCAGTACCCGATCGAGGGCTTCACCGACGTCGGGGAGCGTTCGGCGATCGTGATGCCGTTGATCGCCGACGACAGGATGCTCGGCGTGATCGCGGTGGCCCGGCGGATGCACCAACCGCGCTTCGACGAGGCCTATCTCGAGCTGGTCAGCGACTTCGCCCGGCACGCGGCCATCGCGTTGGCACTGGCCGCCGGACGCGAGCACGCACTCAACCAGGAACTCGCACAGGCGAATACGGTGGAGGATGCACTCGTGGCGGCGGCGCAGCAGCTTCGCCGGCTGTGGCGGGCCCGCCGCGTCCTGGCCGTCACGTTCGCCACGCACGGCGCGCCCTCACCGACGCCGCCGAAGATCGTCGCGGTCGGCCAGGCCGCCGAATGGAACGACCTGCCGGTCGACACCCGCGACGCGCTGGTGGCTCTGCGCGACGGTGAACTTCTCGCGCCCTGCACGTCGACACCCGGTGCGGCCGGCATCGCGGTTCAGCACCCGGAGGGCGTGCTGGTGGTCTGGATGGACCTGGCCGAGGACCGGCCGTTCACCCTCGAGGATCAGACGCTGCTCACGGTGCTGGCGGGTCGGCTGAGCCAGGGGCTGCAGCGAGTCCACCAGGTGGACCAGCAGCGTGAAACGGCACTGGCGCTACAACACGCGATCCTGGGCCCGGCGGATCTGCCCCACGGTTTCGCGGTGCGCTATCAGGCGGCGAGCAAGCCGCTGCAGGTCGGCGGAGACTGGTATGACGTCGTCGATCTCGAGGACGGTCGGGTGGCGTTGATCGTCGGCGACTGCGTGGGCCACGGGCTGGCGGCCGCGACGGTGATGGGCCAGGTGCGCAGCGCGTGTCGGGCACTGCTGTTCGCCAACCCCAGCCCGGGCGCTGCGCTGGTGGGACTGGACCACTTCGCGGCGCGGCTACCCGGCGCACAGTGCACGACCGCGGTGTGCGCGGTGCTCGACACCGAGACCGGCGAGCTGGTGTATTCCAGTGCCGGCCACCCGCCACCGGTGCTGGTGCATTCCGACGGCACCGTCGAGACCCTCGATGAGGGGCACACGATCGCCCTGGGCATCCGGGTCGACTGGTCGCGACCCGAAGCGCGGGTGACGATTCCGGCTCGGGCCACCCTGATGCTCTACACCGACGGGCTCGTGGAGCGCCGGCACATCGCGTTGGAACAGGGGATCGGGCGAGCCGCCGATTACGTCCAGGGTCACCGCGATTCAGGACTGGAAACGCTGGCCGATCAAACGATGTCGGGTCTGGCGCCAGAGGGTGGGTATCAGGACGACGTGGTTCTGCTGTTGTACCGCCAGCCCGCGCCACTGGAATTGGAGTTCGTTGCCGACGCCGACAACCTCGCCCCGACCCGGGCGGCGCTGCGGGGCTGGCTTCGCCGGGCCGGCGTGGAGCCGACGGCTGCAACCGACGTACTGGTCGCCGCCGGAGAGGCCGTCGCCAACGCCATCGAACACGGTCATCGGCACACACCCGACGGACTGGTCAGCGTGCGGGCCACCGTCTCTGCCGAGGGTGTGCAGCTGACGATCGCCGACACCGGCTCGTGGAAAGAGCCACGCCACAATCCTGAGCTCAACCGCGGGCGCGGGATCACGCTCATGCGCGCGCTGATGCACGAGGTCGTCATCGAGCACGACACCGAAGGAACCAGAGTCGAATTGTCCGCGAGGGTCGGCTGA
- a CDS encoding alkaline phosphatase D family protein: MPSCAAGLITSRPRLTHGVATGDPRSDGVLVWARSDSPARMVVETSATESFSHPLRFDGPTLTPETDGTGRLRLTGLEPGQTVHYRVTLEGEHGATSEPMLGVFVTAPDRPNDITFLWSGDVAGQGWGINRRGGMAIFAAMADRRPDFFIHSGDAIYADGPIPETKRQNDGTIYRNITAPAKDHVAQTVDDFRGNYAYNLTDEHYRRFNASVPQLVQWDDHEVINNWFPGQSMARNRRKGYTETEVDTLARHGYQAWREWQPVDPSEAADGRLYRRIAYGPLLDVFLLDMRSYKNPNSQAWAPADDHGVLGREQTEWLIEGLKNSTAVWKVVANDLPISIVVPDTATDPAYGPASMEALAQGEDGRPLGREIAFARVLSDTKEVGNVVFLTADVHYTAAISYHPERAGFTDFSPFWEFVSGPLNATAAPPSPLDRTFGARYEFVHAPADPNTSPAQGFQHFGEVTIDAESRALTVRLCDRSGRTLYTREIAPQ, translated from the coding sequence ATGCCGTCGTGCGCAGCCGGGCTGATCACGTCGCGCCCGCGGCTGACCCACGGCGTCGCCACCGGTGACCCGCGCAGCGACGGCGTGCTGGTGTGGGCCCGCTCGGACTCCCCCGCCCGCATGGTCGTCGAAACCTCCGCCACGGAGTCGTTCTCGCACCCACTCCGGTTCGACGGCCCCACCCTGACCCCGGAGACCGACGGCACGGGGCGATTGCGGCTGACGGGCTTGGAGCCGGGACAGACCGTGCACTACCGGGTCACGCTGGAAGGCGAGCACGGCGCGACCTCCGAACCGATGCTCGGCGTGTTCGTCACCGCACCCGATCGGCCCAACGACATCACGTTTCTCTGGTCGGGTGACGTCGCCGGTCAAGGCTGGGGCATCAATCGGCGCGGCGGGATGGCGATATTCGCGGCGATGGCCGACCGCCGACCGGACTTTTTCATCCACTCCGGCGATGCGATCTACGCCGACGGCCCGATACCGGAGACCAAAAGGCAGAACGACGGCACGATCTACCGGAACATCACTGCCCCGGCCAAGGACCACGTCGCGCAGACCGTCGACGACTTCCGCGGCAACTACGCCTACAACCTGACCGACGAGCACTACCGTCGCTTCAACGCGTCGGTCCCCCAACTGGTGCAGTGGGACGACCATGAGGTGATCAACAACTGGTTCCCGGGCCAGTCAATGGCCCGAAACCGTCGCAAGGGTTACACGGAAACCGAAGTCGACACGCTCGCCCGGCACGGATACCAGGCGTGGAGGGAGTGGCAGCCCGTCGATCCATCAGAGGCAGCCGACGGCCGCCTGTACCGCAGGATCGCCTACGGCCCGCTGCTCGACGTCTTCCTCCTGGACATGCGCTCCTACAAGAACCCGAATTCACAGGCCTGGGCGCCCGCCGATGACCACGGTGTGCTGGGCCGAGAACAGACGGAGTGGCTGATCGAGGGCCTGAAGAACTCGACTGCCGTCTGGAAAGTCGTCGCCAACGATCTGCCGATCAGCATCGTGGTGCCCGACACGGCCACCGACCCGGCTTATGGGCCCGCGTCGATGGAAGCGCTCGCGCAGGGCGAAGACGGGCGACCGCTCGGCCGTGAAATCGCCTTCGCCCGTGTACTTTCCGACACGAAGGAGGTCGGCAACGTGGTGTTCCTGACCGCCGACGTACACTACACCGCGGCGATTTCCTACCATCCGGAACGAGCCGGCTTCACGGACTTCTCCCCGTTCTGGGAGTTCGTGTCCGGCCCGCTCAACGCGACAGCAGCCCCGCCGAGTCCGCTGGATCGCACCTTCGGTGCCCGCTACGAGTTCGTGCACGCGCCGGCCGATCCGAACACGTCCCCGGCGCAGGGATTCCAGCATTTCGGCGAGGTCACGATCGATGCGGAATCCCGGGCGCTGACGGTCAGACTCTGCGACCGATCAGGAAGAACCCTGTACACGAGAGAAATAGCGCCTCAGTAG
- a CDS encoding TetR/AcrR family transcriptional regulator yields the protein MPDSDVPPGLRERKKIQTRLAIRRAAFALFAEQGYANTTVEQIAEAAEVSPRTFYRYFGVKEAVLITDDKVEPIITAFAEAPPDLPFVAAYRYAVAQVYGGLSEEEREDVLSGEQLMYSIPEARGLLYTDYVQLIDQIADALQRRGEKFGDDFERRVVAGAITGVLIAAAHGNPLPDQSLDRALAILESRLS from the coding sequence GTGCCGGACAGCGACGTGCCGCCGGGGTTGCGCGAGCGGAAGAAGATCCAGACTCGTCTGGCGATCCGTCGTGCCGCGTTCGCCCTGTTCGCCGAGCAGGGCTACGCGAACACCACCGTCGAGCAGATCGCCGAGGCCGCCGAGGTGTCCCCGCGCACCTTCTACCGCTATTTCGGTGTCAAAGAAGCCGTGCTGATCACCGACGACAAGGTCGAACCGATCATCACCGCGTTCGCCGAGGCGCCGCCCGATCTGCCGTTTGTCGCCGCCTATCGGTACGCCGTGGCGCAGGTCTACGGCGGGTTGTCTGAGGAGGAGCGGGAGGACGTCCTGTCCGGTGAGCAGTTGATGTACAGCATTCCCGAGGCCCGCGGCCTGCTCTATACCGATTACGTGCAGCTCATCGACCAGATCGCCGACGCGCTGCAGCGCCGCGGAGAGAAGTTCGGCGACGACTTCGAGCGGCGGGTCGTCGCTGGCGCGATCACCGGCGTGCTGATCGCCGCCGCGCATGGGAACCCGCTGCCGGACCAGTCGCTGGACCGGGCGCTGGCCAT